A DNA window from Anaerolineae bacterium contains the following coding sequences:
- a CDS encoding pyridoxal-phosphate dependent enzyme, which translates to MKEPRLVSIEEVYAARQRLAGGPIRTPLVRLNVPDAPAEIYLKLENLQPVGSFKLRGAGNAMLSASPQELAKGVWTASTGNMAQSVAWYARRLGIPCTVVGPNTTSDLKVQAVERLGARFIKLPWEVYFQAQKTWRMEGMEGLFIHPFADPDVIAGNGTIALEILEDLPDVSAIVVSYGGGGLSCGVGSVLRALRPDVRLIAAEVETGAPLTPSLAAGRMVQVPHTPSFVDAIGSPSVFPQMWPVVQQVVDSACVVSLRQIADAIALLAEKNHIIAEGAGAIPVAAALAGHAGHGKVVCVISGGNLPNDKLRRILAGEIP; encoded by the coding sequence ATGAAAGAGCCGCGCCTTGTCTCCATAGAGGAAGTCTATGCCGCGCGCCAGCGGCTGGCCGGCGGCCCCATCCGCACCCCGCTGGTACGCCTGAACGTGCCCGATGCGCCGGCGGAGATCTACCTGAAGCTGGAGAACCTCCAGCCGGTCGGCTCCTTCAAACTGCGCGGCGCCGGCAACGCCATGCTCTCCGCCAGCCCCCAAGAGCTGGCGAAAGGCGTGTGGACCGCCAGCACGGGCAACATGGCCCAGAGCGTCGCCTGGTACGCCCGCCGGCTGGGCATCCCCTGCACCGTCGTCGGCCCCAATACCACCTCCGACCTGAAGGTGCAGGCCGTGGAGCGCCTGGGCGCCCGCTTCATCAAGCTCCCCTGGGAGGTGTATTTCCAGGCGCAGAAGACCTGGCGGATGGAGGGTATGGAAGGGCTGTTCATCCATCCCTTCGCCGACCCGGATGTCATCGCCGGCAACGGCACCATCGCCCTCGAAATCCTGGAGGATCTGCCGGACGTTTCCGCGATCGTGGTCTCTTACGGCGGGGGAGGGTTAAGCTGTGGGGTTGGCTCCGTCCTGCGCGCCCTGCGCCCGGACGTCCGGCTCATTGCCGCCGAGGTGGAGACCGGCGCGCCGCTGACCCCATCGCTGGCCGCCGGCCGTATGGTGCAGGTCCCGCACACCCCGAGCTTTGTGGACGCCATCGGCTCGCCGTCGGTTTTCCCGCAGATGTGGCCGGTGGTCCAGCAAGTGGTGGATTCCGCCTGCGTGGTCAGCCTGCGGCAGATCGCCGATGCCATCGCCCTGCTGGCGGAAAAGAATCACATTATCGCGGAGGGCGCCGGCGCCATCCCGGTGGCTGCCGCGCTGGCCGGCCATGCCGGGCACGGCAAGGTGGTCTGCGTCATATCCGGGGGGAACCTGCCCAACGACAAACTACGGCGCATCCTCGCCGGCGAAATCCCCTGA
- a CDS encoding 3-oxoacyl-ACP reductase FabG, giving the protein MSKELAGRTALVTGASRGIGAAIARELADAGARVVVNYCTHPSLARAVVEDIRAAGGEAEAFGANVADPSQVQGLVAFAVSRFGGVDILVNNAGVHHHQPVEELTLEEWHRLMAVNLTAPFILSQYVLPYMRRQRWGRIINISSIDAFAGTSVEAHYGTSKAGIVGLTRALALETASQGITVNAVAPGSIETDMLAVHSEERRAALVAHIPVGRLGRPEDVAYVVRFLASPRAEWITGQVIHVNGGEGFF; this is encoded by the coding sequence ATGTCGAAGGAACTAGCCGGCCGGACGGCCCTTGTCACCGGCGCGTCGCGCGGCATCGGCGCGGCCATCGCCCGCGAGCTGGCCGACGCCGGCGCCCGCGTGGTCGTCAATTACTGCACCCATCCCAGCCTGGCGCGCGCCGTGGTGGAGGATATCCGCGCCGCCGGCGGCGAAGCGGAAGCCTTTGGCGCCAACGTGGCAGACCCCTCGCAGGTACAGGGGCTGGTCGCGTTTGCCGTCAGCCGGTTCGGCGGGGTGGATATCCTGGTCAACAACGCCGGCGTGCACCATCATCAGCCGGTGGAGGAATTGACCCTGGAGGAATGGCACCGCCTGATGGCGGTGAACCTGACGGCGCCCTTCATCCTCTCGCAGTACGTCCTACCCTATATGCGCCGCCAGCGCTGGGGCCGCATCATCAACATCTCCTCCATTGACGCCTTCGCCGGCACTTCTGTTGAAGCCCACTACGGCACCAGCAAGGCCGGCATCGTTGGTCTGACCCGCGCTTTGGCGCTGGAGACCGCCAGCCAGGGCATCACCGTCAACGCCGTAGCTCCTGGCAGTATCGAGACCGATATGCTGGCTGTCCACTCGGAGGAGCGGCGGGCGGCCCTCGTGGCGCATATCCCGGTCGGCCGGCTGGGCCGGCCGGAGGATGTCGCCTATGTGGTGCGCTTCCTGGCCTCCCCGCGCGCCGAATGGATCACCGGGCAGGTCATCCACGTCAACGGCGGAGAGGGGTTTTTCTAG
- a CDS encoding hydrogenase iron-sulfur subunit, whose product MSETPFEPEITAFVCQYCGDMAADSAGWNRISYPANVKIVRLPCTGKVDVHHILNAFEHGADGVYVVACPEGNCHHINGNLSAKRRVTYAKSLLDEVGVGGNRLEMFHVTAAQGDEFARIAAEMTERIRALGPSPVRRAMGKSSG is encoded by the coding sequence ATGAGCGAAACACCGTTTGAACCTGAGATCACAGCCTTTGTGTGTCAGTACTGCGGGGATATGGCGGCGGATTCGGCCGGCTGGAACCGCATCAGCTATCCGGCCAACGTCAAAATCGTGCGCCTGCCCTGCACCGGCAAGGTGGACGTGCATCACATCCTGAACGCCTTCGAGCACGGCGCGGACGGCGTCTATGTGGTGGCGTGCCCGGAGGGCAACTGTCATCATATCAACGGCAACCTGTCCGCCAAGCGCCGTGTCACCTACGCCAAGTCCCTGCTGGACGAGGTGGGGGTGGGGGGCAACCGCCTGGAAATGTTCCATGTGACCGCGGCGCAGGGGGATGAATTCGCCCGCATCGCCGCGGAGATGACGGAGCGCATTCGGGCCCTGGGGCCGTCGCCGGTGCGGCGGGCCATGGGGAAATCGAGCGGGTGA
- a CDS encoding cyclodeaminase: MTVLKENEIRQCVTLNHESIAAVAEAFTALYQGRAITPIMSIPVPDHHGEMHVKSAYIQGFDSFAVKIASGFFDNPKRGLPSGSGLMLLFHSETGFPQAVLLDNGYLTHVRTGAAGAIAAQYLAREDIHTVGIIGAGRQARFQLLALQQVRRFQRVLVYARSPEHVQAYINDMLPALGGIPIEPAPDAETLVRQSDIVVTTTPSTTPIVRAEWLHPGLHITAVGADNGHKQELYPEVLVRADRRVCDLKSQVFRLGEHAFALKAGLLTENDPVDELGELTAGVKPGRTSPDEITVCDLTGVGIQDTAIALLAYRKARQAGLGLTIES; the protein is encoded by the coding sequence ATCACCGTCCTCAAAGAAAACGAGATCCGCCAGTGCGTGACGCTGAACCACGAATCGATCGCCGCCGTCGCCGAAGCCTTCACCGCCCTGTACCAGGGAAGGGCCATCACGCCCATCATGAGCATCCCAGTGCCCGACCATCACGGCGAGATGCACGTCAAATCCGCCTACATTCAGGGCTTCGACAGCTTCGCCGTGAAAATCGCCTCCGGCTTTTTCGATAACCCCAAGCGCGGCCTTCCTTCGGGCAGTGGGTTGATGCTCCTCTTCCATTCGGAGACCGGCTTCCCCCAGGCGGTCCTGCTGGATAACGGCTACCTGACGCATGTGCGCACCGGGGCCGCCGGCGCCATCGCCGCCCAGTACCTGGCTCGCGAGGATATTCACACCGTCGGCATCATCGGCGCCGGCCGGCAGGCACGCTTCCAGCTCCTTGCCCTCCAGCAGGTGCGCCGCTTCCAGCGCGTCCTGGTCTATGCCCGCAGTCCGGAACATGTGCAGGCGTACATCAACGACATGCTCCCAGCCCTGGGGGGCATCCCCATTGAGCCGGCGCCAGACGCCGAGACCCTGGTGCGGCAGAGCGATATCGTCGTCACCACTACCCCCTCCACCACCCCTATCGTCCGGGCGGAATGGCTGCACCCCGGCCTGCATATCACCGCCGTCGGCGCCGATAATGGGCACAAGCAGGAGCTCTATCCGGAGGTGCTGGTCCGCGCCGACCGCCGGGTCTGCGACTTGAAATCCCAGGTTTTCCGGCTGGGGGAACATGCCTTCGCCTTGAAAGCCGGCCTGCTGACGGAGAACGACCCGGTGGACGAGCTGGGCGAGCTGACCGCCGGCGTCAAGCCCGGCCGCACCTCCCCGGATGAGATCACCGTCTGCGATCTGACCGGCGTCGGCATCCAGGACACCGCCATCGCCCTGCTGGCCTACCGCAAGGCCAGGCAGGCCGGCCTGGGCCTCACTATCGAGTCATAG
- a CDS encoding TIGR03960 family B12-binding radical SAM protein produces the protein MGNVERRRRAEAPQVQLSAEILLPQAKPARYTGGEWNARQKDWRAAEIHLALAYPDIYDVGMSNLGFQILYEIANDIPDVLCDRVYAPWVDMEEAMRRHGLPLYGLESRRPLAEFDIIGFQLPYELNMTNVLHMLDLAGLPLLSAQRDEGHPLVIAGGSGAYHPEPMADFIDAFAIGDGEEVLVEILDVYRAWRRRPHRFRLQLLEELARLEGVYVPAFYRPRYDSKGRYLGLQPVHPDAPERVCRRVVERLPLAPVRPVVPYISIVHDRAMVEIQRGCTQGCRFCQAGIIYRPVRERSVEEICRLAQELIDHTGYEELGLLSLSSADHSQIVEIIRRLKAQFADRPLSLSLPSLRVDSFSVELANMIQERRRSGLTFAPEAGSQRLRDVINKKVRAEDLFQATEAAFQSGWLRIKLYFMIGLPTETVEDVRAIGELVREVLDIGRRYAGRRAQVAVSAATFVPKPHTPFQWVPLVAEDTLAEHIAVLQDATRVKGVHLSWHAPITSLLEAALARGDRRLGQVIHRAWQLGAKFDAWEEQFRPAAWEQAFAENGLHPDDFARRPLDYADALPWDHIDAGVTKAFLWAEYQRALRGEILSDCREVCHGCGIRGRFHLLACPLLAEEPAAEGKPA, from the coding sequence ATGGGGAATGTTGAGCGGCGGAGGCGTGCAGAGGCACCGCAGGTACAACTGAGCGCGGAGATACTGCTTCCGCAGGCCAAGCCGGCCCGCTACACGGGAGGTGAATGGAACGCGCGCCAGAAGGACTGGCGTGCCGCGGAGATACATCTGGCGCTGGCGTACCCCGACATCTACGATGTCGGCATGTCCAACCTGGGGTTTCAGATCCTGTATGAGATCGCCAATGACATTCCAGATGTGCTGTGCGACCGCGTCTATGCCCCCTGGGTGGATATGGAGGAAGCCATGCGCCGGCACGGCCTGCCCCTGTACGGGCTGGAGAGCCGCCGGCCGCTGGCAGAGTTCGATATCATCGGTTTTCAGCTTCCTTATGAGCTGAACATGACCAATGTGCTCCATATGCTGGACCTGGCCGGCCTGCCCCTCCTGTCGGCACAGCGCGATGAGGGGCATCCTCTGGTCATCGCCGGCGGGAGCGGCGCGTATCATCCCGAGCCAATGGCCGATTTCATCGACGCCTTTGCCATCGGCGATGGGGAAGAGGTGTTGGTCGAGATACTGGATGTGTATCGCGCCTGGCGCCGGCGTCCGCACCGCTTCCGCCTGCAACTGCTGGAGGAACTGGCGCGCCTGGAAGGGGTATATGTGCCGGCCTTTTACCGCCCGCGGTATGACAGCAAGGGGCGGTACCTGGGACTACAGCCTGTCCATCCCGACGCTCCGGAACGGGTATGCCGGCGGGTGGTGGAGCGCCTGCCGCTCGCGCCGGTGCGGCCGGTGGTGCCCTACATCAGCATCGTGCATGACCGCGCCATGGTGGAGATCCAGCGCGGCTGTACCCAGGGGTGCCGGTTCTGCCAGGCCGGCATCATTTATCGGCCGGTGCGCGAGCGCTCGGTCGAGGAAATCTGCCGGCTGGCCCAGGAGTTGATCGATCATACCGGCTACGAGGAGCTGGGCCTGCTGTCCCTCAGCAGTGCGGATCATTCGCAGATCGTGGAGATCATCCGCCGGCTCAAGGCGCAGTTCGCTGACCGGCCGCTTTCCTTATCCTTACCCTCCCTGCGGGTGGATTCCTTCTCGGTGGAGCTGGCCAACATGATACAGGAGCGCCGGCGCAGCGGCTTGACCTTCGCGCCGGAGGCCGGTAGTCAGCGCCTGCGCGACGTCATCAACAAAAAGGTGCGGGCGGAGGACCTGTTCCAGGCGACAGAGGCGGCCTTCCAGAGCGGCTGGCTGCGCATCAAGCTGTACTTCATGATCGGCCTGCCCACGGAAACGGTGGAGGATGTGCGCGCCATTGGGGAGCTGGTGCGGGAGGTGCTGGATATCGGCCGACGGTATGCCGGCCGGCGCGCCCAGGTGGCCGTCAGCGCCGCCACCTTCGTCCCCAAGCCGCATACCCCGTTCCAGTGGGTTCCGCTGGTGGCGGAGGATACCCTTGCGGAGCATATTGCAGTCCTGCAGGATGCCACCCGGGTGAAAGGGGTTCATCTGAGCTGGCATGCGCCCATCACCTCCTTGCTGGAGGCGGCGCTGGCGCGGGGGGACCGCCGGCTGGGCCAGGTAATTCATCGGGCCTGGCAGTTGGGTGCCAAGTTCGATGCCTGGGAGGAGCAGTTCCGGCCGGCGGCCTGGGAACAGGCATTCGCCGAGAACGGCCTGCACCCGGATGACTTCGCCCGCCGGCCGCTGGATTATGCCGACGCCCTGCCGTGGGACCATATTGACGCCGGCGTGACGAAGGCTTTCTTATGGGCGGAGTATCAGCGGGCACTGCGGGGCGAGATCCTGAGCGACTGCCGCGAGGTCTGTCACGGATGTGGGATTCGCGGCCGCTTCCACCTGCTGGCATGTCCACTGCTGGCCGAGGAGCCGGCGGCGGAGGGGAAGCCGGCATGA
- a CDS encoding HAMP domain-containing protein, giving the protein QTGGWAGLQDALSTAVPMMGAGMGRGRGAMGPAWLPMGVMGASYRVIVADAGDVVVADTGAQDAIGRRLKPEERSAGIPIEWDGQRIGTVLVLFEATEIEQQLASQFRQALDRSLLISVIVAGLAAIALGFLLARQILAPLRHLRLAAVRVAAGDFSQRVRVTSHDEVGDLAHTFNTMAEALGRQEELRRQFIADVSHELRTPLAIIQAHLEAFLDDVYPLTKENIANVLDEVMLLGRLTEDLRQLALAEAGQLSLQREPVDLATFTAGILAGLLPQAQERGIALQANVPEGLSPVYADPQRLSQVFHNLLSNALRHTPAGGRIEIRARPAPQAGYISIQVADTGSGIPPDELPHIFERFYRGDRSERRAYGGTGLGLAIVKHLIEAHGGQISVQSRPGEGTTFTFTLPAARAA; this is encoded by the coding sequence GCAGACGGGCGGGTGGGCCGGCCTGCAGGATGCGCTGAGCACCGCTGTACCCATGATGGGCGCCGGGATGGGCCGGGGCCGCGGCGCGATGGGGCCGGCCTGGCTCCCCATGGGCGTTATGGGCGCTTCATACCGGGTCATTGTGGCGGATGCCGGGGATGTGGTCGTGGCGGACACAGGCGCGCAGGATGCTATCGGCCGGCGGCTGAAGCCGGAAGAGCGTTCCGCCGGCATCCCCATCGAATGGGACGGCCAGCGCATCGGCACTGTGCTGGTGCTCTTTGAGGCGACGGAAATCGAACAGCAGTTGGCCAGCCAGTTCCGGCAGGCGCTGGATCGTTCCCTGCTTATCTCGGTCATTGTGGCCGGCCTGGCGGCTATCGCCCTGGGGTTCCTCCTGGCGCGGCAGATCCTGGCTCCCTTGAGACATCTGCGGCTGGCCGCGGTGCGCGTGGCCGCCGGCGATTTCTCCCAACGGGTTCGGGTCACCAGTCACGACGAGGTGGGCGACCTGGCGCACACTTTCAATACCATGGCCGAGGCGTTGGGCCGGCAGGAGGAACTGCGCCGGCAGTTCATCGCCGATGTCTCCCATGAGCTCCGCACGCCGCTGGCCATCATCCAGGCGCATCTCGAGGCGTTCTTGGACGATGTGTATCCGCTTACCAAAGAGAACATCGCCAATGTGCTGGACGAGGTTATGCTGTTGGGCCGGCTGACGGAGGACCTGCGCCAACTCGCGCTGGCTGAGGCCGGCCAACTTTCGCTCCAGCGCGAGCCGGTGGACCTGGCAACCTTTACGGCCGGCATCCTTGCCGGCCTGCTCCCACAGGCGCAGGAGCGGGGTATTGCTCTGCAGGCCAATGTGCCCGAGGGCCTTTCTCCCGTGTACGCCGATCCCCAGCGTCTCAGCCAGGTTTTCCATAATTTGCTCAGCAATGCCCTGCGGCACACGCCGGCCGGCGGGCGGATCGAGATCCGTGCCCGGCCGGCGCCGCAGGCCGGCTATATCTCCATCCAGGTCGCGGATACGGGAAGCGGCATACCGCCCGACGAACTGCCCCACATCTTTGAGCGGTTTTATCGCGGTGACCGCTCCGAGCGTCGGGCGTATGGCGGCACAGGGCTGGGCCTGGCCATTGTGAAGCACCTCATCGAGGCACATGGTGGGCAGATCAGCGTGCAGAGCCGGCCCGGAGAAGGGACGACATTCACCTTTACCCTGCCGGCCGCCCGTGCGGCCTAG
- a CDS encoding CoB--CoM heterodisulfide reductase iron-sulfur subunit A family protein — protein sequence MAEKAPVSAALVIGGGVAGQRAALDIAEAGFPVYLVENGPSLGGIVAQLGFMFPTHDCVLCRGGRDHGYGCTRPAISPAFHEHSRHPNIHVHTSTEVLSVEGRAGDFTVHLRQRPQYVNPERCINCGKCAEVCPIEIENPFHEGLAKRKLIDKDTGRLIPDSYYLWEKAEYCETCHKCEPVCPTQAVNLSAQPKEWEVQVGAIVLSTGYRLFDPREYEEYGYKRFPNVLTSLEFERLVSNNGPLMGHFVTPATGEKPKSIAWLQCVGSRDHRYPWCSAICCMHATKEAILAKERIGQDVACRIFLMDQRTFNKEYHAYYERSRELYGVEYIRSRISGLRQDPKTKQIYLRWRDEAGKFHEEPYDVVVLSVGVHPPEQSERVARMLGIDLNDYGFCHTEKFAPVATTRAGVFAAGAVSAPREMAEAFTTSTAAANEVIQLLSTLRKPELPARPQPAMPEGPARVGVFVCRCGGTIEGKIDTADVAMYAATLPQVVYATAVDFPCLAEGQEEIRKAIAVHGLNRLVVAGCSVRTHLALFERLAEEAGIPRGLVSMANIREQAAWVHPNPADARRKAKELTRVAVVRVVKGQPVKIDTIDPIPEVLVLGGGVAGMTAALELANAGLGVTLVEKTDQLGGIVRRKYHLVEGQDPQQYVQALVNQVLKHARIKVLTNTRLVSQSGRPGRFRSVLQHVDDGRTEEIALEHGATVLAIGGVPYAGHEYLLGQHPQAISQLELERILVEEPERVKGLRQVVMIQCVGRDEAPHSPCSRICCTGAVGNALKIKELNPSCQVYVLYRDVMTYGPREAYYTAAREKGVLFVRYDPAEKPVVSATPQGLVVKVRERTLNEMLELRPDLLALSTVTQPAPDVADVAWRLGLPLSPEGFFQEAHTKMRPTEFVKPGVYVAGLAHYPKFIEDSVAQAKAVSAQIMQWLGHGPVQVGGLVAEVNQERCVGCLTCVRICPYHAPYIDYSVPGIGGIMGAAYIDPARCQGCGLCTAECPNKAIQLYGYQDDVLMDPAMPVLGRWEVPSPAA from the coding sequence GTGGCGGAAAAGGCTCCCGTCAGCGCTGCATTGGTGATTGGTGGAGGTGTAGCCGGCCAACGCGCGGCGTTGGACATTGCGGAGGCAGGTTTCCCCGTCTATCTGGTGGAGAATGGCCCCAGCCTCGGTGGAATCGTCGCCCAACTCGGTTTCATGTTCCCCACGCATGACTGCGTCCTCTGTCGGGGCGGGCGAGACCATGGGTACGGCTGTACCCGACCGGCCATTTCCCCAGCCTTCCACGAACACAGCCGGCATCCCAACATCCACGTCCATACCAGCACCGAGGTGCTCTCTGTGGAGGGCAGGGCCGGCGATTTCACCGTCCACCTGCGCCAACGCCCCCAGTACGTGAACCCCGAACGCTGTATCAACTGCGGCAAATGTGCCGAAGTCTGCCCGATTGAGATTGAAAACCCCTTCCACGAAGGGCTTGCCAAACGCAAGCTGATCGACAAGGATACCGGCCGGCTTATCCCCGACAGCTATTACCTCTGGGAGAAAGCGGAATACTGCGAGACTTGTCATAAGTGCGAGCCGGTCTGTCCCACCCAGGCTGTGAACCTGTCCGCCCAGCCGAAGGAGTGGGAGGTGCAGGTCGGCGCCATCGTCCTGTCCACGGGCTACCGCCTGTTTGATCCTCGCGAGTACGAGGAATACGGCTATAAGCGCTTCCCCAACGTGCTGACGAGCCTGGAATTCGAGCGGCTGGTGAGCAACAACGGCCCGTTAATGGGGCATTTTGTGACGCCGGCCACCGGCGAGAAGCCGAAGAGCATCGCCTGGCTCCAGTGCGTCGGCTCGCGCGATCACCGCTATCCCTGGTGCTCCGCCATCTGCTGTATGCATGCCACGAAAGAGGCGATCCTGGCCAAGGAGCGCATCGGCCAGGATGTCGCCTGCCGCATTTTCCTCATGGATCAGCGCACCTTTAACAAGGAATATCATGCTTACTACGAGCGCTCGCGCGAGCTGTACGGCGTGGAGTATATCCGCTCGCGCATCTCTGGCCTGCGGCAGGACCCCAAGACGAAGCAGATTTACCTGCGCTGGCGCGATGAGGCCGGCAAGTTCCACGAAGAACCGTATGATGTGGTCGTGCTCTCGGTGGGCGTGCATCCGCCCGAGCAGTCGGAGCGGGTGGCGCGCATGCTGGGCATTGACCTGAACGATTACGGCTTCTGCCACACGGAGAAATTCGCCCCGGTGGCGACCACGCGCGCCGGCGTGTTCGCCGCCGGCGCTGTCTCCGCCCCGCGCGAGATGGCCGAGGCCTTCACGACCTCGACGGCGGCGGCCAACGAGGTGATCCAGCTCCTCTCGACACTGCGCAAGCCGGAACTGCCGGCGCGTCCTCAGCCGGCAATGCCAGAAGGGCCGGCCCGGGTCGGGGTGTTCGTCTGCCGGTGCGGCGGGACCATCGAGGGGAAAATAGACACGGCGGACGTGGCGATGTACGCCGCGACCCTGCCTCAGGTGGTCTACGCGACGGCGGTGGACTTCCCCTGCCTGGCCGAGGGGCAGGAAGAGATCCGCAAGGCCATCGCCGTGCATGGGCTGAACCGCCTGGTGGTGGCCGGCTGTAGCGTCCGCACGCACCTGGCCCTGTTCGAGCGGCTGGCGGAAGAGGCCGGCATCCCGCGCGGCCTGGTCAGCATGGCCAATATCCGCGAGCAAGCGGCCTGGGTGCATCCGAACCCGGCGGACGCCAGGCGCAAGGCCAAGGAGCTGACCCGTGTGGCCGTGGTGCGGGTGGTCAAGGGCCAGCCGGTCAAAATAGATACCATTGATCCCATCCCAGAGGTGCTGGTGCTGGGCGGCGGCGTGGCCGGCATGACCGCCGCGCTAGAGCTGGCCAATGCCGGCCTGGGCGTGACCCTGGTGGAAAAGACGGACCAGCTCGGCGGCATCGTGCGCCGCAAATATCACCTGGTCGAAGGGCAGGACCCCCAGCAGTACGTCCAGGCGCTGGTGAACCAGGTGCTGAAGCACGCGCGCATCAAGGTGCTGACCAATACCCGGCTAGTGAGTCAGAGCGGCCGACCGGGGCGCTTCCGCTCGGTGCTCCAGCATGTGGACGACGGCAGGACCGAGGAAATCGCCCTGGAGCACGGCGCGACGGTGCTGGCCATCGGTGGGGTGCCGTATGCCGGCCACGAGTACTTGCTGGGCCAGCATCCCCAGGCGATCAGCCAGCTCGAGCTGGAGCGCATCCTGGTGGAGGAGCCGGAGCGTGTCAAAGGCCTGCGCCAGGTCGTCATGATCCAGTGCGTCGGCCGGGATGAGGCCCCGCACTCCCCCTGCAGTCGCATTTGCTGTACCGGTGCGGTGGGCAACGCGCTGAAGATCAAAGAGCTGAACCCGTCCTGTCAGGTATATGTGTTGTACCGCGATGTGATGACCTACGGCCCGCGCGAGGCGTATTACACGGCGGCGCGCGAGAAGGGCGTGCTGTTCGTGCGCTACGACCCGGCCGAAAAGCCGGTGGTCAGCGCGACCCCGCAGGGCCTGGTGGTGAAGGTGCGGGAGCGCACGCTCAACGAGATGCTGGAACTGCGGCCGGACCTGCTGGCGCTGAGCACGGTGACCCAGCCGGCGCCGGATGTGGCCGATGTCGCCTGGCGGTTGGGATTGCCCCTCTCGCCGGAGGGCTTCTTCCAGGAAGCGCATACCAAGATGCGTCCCACCGAGTTTGTGAAGCCGGGCGTGTACGTCGCCGGCCTGGCCCACTATCCTAAGTTCATCGAGGACTCCGTCGCGCAGGCCAAAGCGGTTTCGGCGCAGATCATGCAGTGGCTGGGGCACGGCCCGGTGCAGGTTGGCGGCCTGGTGGCGGAGGTCAATCAGGAGCGCTGTGTGGGCTGTCTGACCTGCGTGCGCATCTGCCCTTATCATGCGCCGTACATTGACTATTCGGTGCCTGGCATCGGCGGCATCATGGGCGCGGCATATATTGACCCTGCCCGCTGTCAGGGTTGCGGGTTGTGCACCGCCGAGTGTCCCAATAAGGCCATTCAGTTGTACGGTTACCAGGACGACGTGCTGATGGACCCGGCCATGCCGGTGCTGGGGCGCTGGGAAGTGCCTTCGCCGGCGGCGTAA
- a CDS encoding DUF2344 domain-containing protein, with the protein MNEPSAPCRLRVVYAHGPQLQYISHLDLIRVFERAVRRARLPLAYTQGFNARPRISMASPLPVGMAGERELADFYLTERVPAGEFLSRLAPQLPPGLTLLSVEEVPRQGPSLASLVRAARYRAVLPAHYSLAEVQQRINELLQQAVLPRTRRAKKGRPTDYDLRPLIQALTVEPGADGPVVRMTLAALPGATGRPEEVLDALGYPPARASIVREEIILAPHAEAPAGEAGLLEDVGEVSDESGDFAGEDAP; encoded by the coding sequence ATGAACGAACCGAGCGCCCCCTGCCGCCTGCGGGTTGTGTATGCCCATGGGCCTCAGCTCCAGTATATCTCTCACCTAGACCTGATCCGGGTCTTCGAGCGCGCCGTGCGGCGGGCGCGCCTGCCCCTGGCCTATACCCAGGGGTTCAACGCCCGGCCGCGCATCAGCATGGCATCGCCTCTGCCGGTGGGCATGGCCGGCGAGAGGGAGCTGGCGGACTTTTACCTCACGGAGCGGGTTCCCGCGGGGGAATTTCTGTCCCGCCTCGCGCCGCAACTTCCACCCGGTCTGACGCTCCTCTCGGTAGAAGAGGTGCCGCGTCAGGGACCGTCGCTGGCCTCGCTCGTGCGGGCGGCGCGCTATCGCGCCGTACTGCCGGCGCATTATTCCCTGGCCGAAGTCCAACAGCGGATAAATGAGCTGTTACAGCAGGCGGTTCTGCCGCGCACGCGGCGCGCGAAAAAGGGCCGGCCGACGGACTATGACCTACGGCCGTTGATTCAGGCGCTGACGGTCGAGCCTGGGGCCGATGGGCCGGTGGTGCGCATGACGCTGGCCGCACTGCCGGGAGCCACCGGCCGGCCGGAAGAGGTGCTGGATGCGCTGGGATATCCGCCGGCCAGAGCCTCCATCGTGCGGGAGGAGATCATCCTGGCTCCGCACGCAGAGGCCCCGGCCGGGGAAGCGGGCTTGCTGGAAGATGTCGGGGAAGTCTCCGACGAATCAGGGGATTTCGCCGGCGAGGATGCGCCGTAG